Proteins from one Mucilaginibacter jinjuensis genomic window:
- a CDS encoding FAD-dependent oxidoreductase, whose translation MKNKASDKKTVPTPALRDGEHQSPWQTGISLTEDQEATINTSYDVLIVGAGITGITTALMLQKAGKQCVVADSYVAGFGTTGGTSAHLNTFADTTYAEAESAFGKEGAQLFADAINEGFDIINSNIKHYKIDCDYETKTGFVYAETDDEVKQLDDLYTGTQNVGVSINYTDDVPTPVEYQKAVALPDQAQFHPLKYLQAIQQQFIELGGVVLNYTQVTEFEQSGGLFKVATNNNPISARAIIYATHMPPGVNVFNFRCAPYRSYVLGVKLTDDKYPDALVYDMQEPYHYFRTHEIDGQKFLIAGGNDHKTGHEDAEKAFEDLEKYIRKYYNVSSVKYKWSSQYYVPVDGFPYIGQMPGEPQGVYCATGYNGNGMMLGSIAAKILSDLVIGDEGKYEKIFSPARIKPIDGFTEFVKENADVAYHFIADRFNIHETDSLKRLKPDSGKVVEVNGQKIAAYRDGTGKIHALSPVCTHAKCIVNWNQEEKSWDCPCHGARFDINGEVLTGPARKELQQINLGE comes from the coding sequence ATGAAAAATAAAGCAAGTGATAAAAAAACAGTACCTACCCCTGCCCTGCGTGATGGTGAACATCAAAGCCCCTGGCAAACCGGCATATCTTTAACAGAAGATCAGGAAGCTACAATTAATACTTCGTATGATGTATTAATTGTTGGCGCAGGTATTACTGGTATTACAACCGCCCTGATGCTCCAAAAGGCAGGGAAGCAATGTGTGGTAGCAGATAGTTATGTAGCAGGATTTGGTACCACTGGCGGTACAAGTGCTCATTTGAATACATTTGCTGATACTACTTATGCCGAAGCCGAAAGTGCTTTTGGTAAAGAGGGTGCCCAATTATTTGCTGATGCTATTAATGAGGGTTTCGATATTATAAACAGCAATATAAAACACTATAAAATTGATTGTGATTATGAAACCAAAACCGGATTTGTATATGCAGAAACCGATGATGAGGTTAAACAATTGGATGACTTGTACACGGGCACTCAAAATGTAGGTGTATCTATTAATTATACGGATGATGTGCCGACACCGGTTGAATACCAAAAGGCTGTGGCATTACCAGATCAGGCACAATTTCACCCGCTTAAGTATTTGCAGGCAATTCAGCAGCAATTTATAGAACTTGGTGGCGTAGTGCTTAATTATACACAGGTTACAGAGTTTGAGCAGTCGGGTGGGTTGTTTAAGGTTGCAACCAATAATAACCCAATTAGTGCACGTGCAATTATTTACGCCACACACATGCCGCCCGGCGTTAATGTGTTTAACTTTCGCTGTGCGCCTTATCGAAGTTACGTATTGGGAGTTAAATTAACAGACGATAAATATCCTGATGCATTAGTTTATGATATGCAGGAACCCTATCATTATTTCCGTACACACGAAATTGACGGACAAAAGTTCCTGATTGCCGGTGGTAATGATCATAAGACCGGCCACGAAGATGCAGAGAAAGCATTTGAAGATCTGGAAAAATATATCAGAAAATACTATAACGTATCATCGGTTAAATATAAATGGTCGTCCCAGTATTATGTGCCTGTAGATGGCTTTCCTTATATCGGGCAAATGCCCGGCGAACCTCAAGGTGTTTATTGTGCTACAGGTTATAATGGTAATGGCATGATGTTGGGCTCAATTGCCGCAAAAATATTATCCGACCTTGTTATTGGTGATGAAGGGAAATACGAAAAGATATTCAGCCCGGCTCGCATTAAACCTATAGATGGCTTTACTGAGTTTGTTAAAGAAAATGCGGATGTTGCTTACCACTTTATAGCCGACAGGTTTAACATTCACGAAACAGACTCATTAAAACGATTAAAACCAGATAGCGGTAAAGTTGTAGAAGTGAACGGACAAAAAATTGCAGCTTATCGTGATGGTACCGGCAAAATACATGCATTAAGCCCTGTTTGTACCCACGCCAAATGTATTGTGAACTGGAATCAGGAAGAAAAAAGTTGGGACTGCCCCTGCCACGGTGCCCGTTTTGATATTAACGGCGAAGTTTTAACTGGCCCGGCCCGTAAAGAATTACAGCAAATTAACCTGGGAGAATAA
- a CDS encoding BLUF domain-containing protein, giving the protein MYFIIYTSYAAIDFNDDLLKSLLIQSRDRNKAMSITGMLFYFDDTFIQLIEGGEDEVKLLYQDICNDTRHKRVITLKQGERSERYFTDWSMGFKSINNNELDTVEAYRNLQAPTKLSDSAFFNLLKLIAA; this is encoded by the coding sequence ATGTATTTTATTATCTATACCAGTTATGCGGCTATCGATTTTAATGATGATCTGCTCAAATCATTACTTATACAATCGCGCGATAGAAATAAGGCGATGAGTATCACCGGCATGTTGTTTTATTTCGACGATACATTTATTCAATTAATCGAAGGTGGGGAGGATGAAGTAAAATTGCTTTACCAGGATATTTGTAATGATACAAGGCATAAACGGGTTATTACCTTAAAACAAGGCGAGCGTTCTGAGCGATATTTTACAGACTGGTCTATGGGTTTTAAATCAATTAACAATAATGAATTAGATACGGTTGAGGCTTACCGGAATTTGCAAGCCCCAACTAAACTTAGCGATTCTGCATTCTTTAATTTGTTAAAGCTTATAGCTGCTTAA
- a CDS encoding DUF885 domain-containing protein: protein MKRNSILCTATLVALCIAPLTARLQPKAWVAKSDQYTQKLIDLDKKYSPEYGSSQGLAEYDTNISVPTLANQLAERKDEEALVAEYTAALKTETSAPVAQDLKILIGHLKLGFRQQDFEMQKEVPFMNAAESIYNGLDILLDDQTPEARHAAAVMRIRKYAGLEKGYRPITAILQERVAQQIAKPNMIYPGKQQMEVALSRNASIIAGIPELCKKYKLTGWEEPYAELKKQVEAYDQWTREHVLIKARTDFRLPAEEYKLNLEGYGVDIAPADLAKMAHAAFIDIQNQMKPIAEEVAKQRHLPSSDYRDVIRELKKEQIHGDSIIPLYERHLKDIEGIIREHQLVTLPNRPAIIRLATAAETAQGPAPHMVPPPFLNNTGQRGVFVLPLNMPPAPGEKETAKFDDFTFDAASWTIIAHEARPGHELQFDKMVEEGVSKARALYAFNSTNAEGWSLYAEYITRPYMPLEGQLVSLDYRLLRAARAFLDPELQAGTVTQQQALDILMKDVVQSRAFAQQEVERYSLRAPGQANSYFYGFTKMIALRNNVEIALGSKFNALRFHDFILSQGLLPPALIREAVMNDFVPAERAK, encoded by the coding sequence ATGAAAAGAAATTCTATTCTCTGCACAGCTACCTTAGTTGCTCTGTGTATTGCTCCATTAACTGCCAGGCTACAACCTAAAGCCTGGGTAGCCAAATCAGATCAGTACACTCAAAAATTGATTGATCTGGATAAAAAATATTCGCCCGAGTATGGGTCATCACAAGGTTTGGCCGAGTATGATACTAATATATCTGTGCCCACATTGGCTAATCAATTAGCGGAGAGGAAGGATGAAGAAGCTTTAGTAGCTGAATATACAGCCGCCTTAAAAACAGAAACATCTGCCCCTGTTGCGCAAGATTTAAAGATCTTGATCGGTCACCTGAAATTAGGATTTCGCCAGCAGGATTTTGAGATGCAGAAAGAAGTTCCGTTTATGAATGCTGCCGAAAGTATTTATAACGGCTTAGATATTTTGCTTGACGACCAGACACCCGAAGCACGCCATGCAGCTGCGGTAATGCGTATCCGCAAGTATGCAGGATTAGAGAAAGGATACAGGCCAATAACTGCTATACTTCAAGAGCGTGTAGCACAGCAAATTGCCAAACCAAATATGATTTATCCGGGCAAGCAACAAATGGAAGTCGCCTTATCGCGCAATGCCAGTATTATTGCCGGGATACCCGAGTTATGCAAGAAATATAAGCTGACCGGTTGGGAAGAACCTTATGCCGAGTTGAAGAAACAAGTTGAAGCATACGACCAATGGACACGCGAGCATGTATTAATCAAAGCCCGTACAGATTTCCGTTTACCCGCCGAAGAATATAAACTTAACCTGGAAGGCTATGGTGTTGATATTGCGCCTGCAGATTTGGCCAAAATGGCCCATGCAGCTTTTATCGATATACAAAACCAGATGAAACCAATTGCCGAGGAAGTTGCCAAACAACGCCACCTGCCATCGAGCGATTACCGGGATGTAATTCGTGAACTTAAAAAAGAGCAGATCCATGGCGATTCTATTATCCCTCTATATGAACGCCATTTAAAAGATATTGAAGGTATTATTCGCGAACACCAATTGGTAACCCTGCCAAATCGCCCGGCTATTATACGTTTGGCTACAGCTGCCGAAACAGCACAAGGCCCTGCACCACACATGGTACCTCCGCCATTTTTAAATAATACAGGCCAGCGCGGTGTATTTGTATTGCCTTTAAATATGCCGCCTGCACCTGGCGAAAAGGAAACTGCCAAGTTTGATGATTTTACTTTCGATGCTGCATCGTGGACCATCATAGCACACGAAGCACGCCCGGGCCATGAATTACAATTTGATAAAATGGTAGAAGAGGGCGTATCTAAAGCACGTGCCCTTTATGCTTTCAACTCAACCAACGCAGAAGGTTGGAGCTTATATGCTGAGTATATTACACGCCCTTATATGCCTTTAGAGGGTCAACTAGTATCGTTAGATTATCGCTTGTTACGTGCTGCTCGTGCATTTTTAGATCCGGAATTGCAAGCCGGTACTGTTACACAGCAACAGGCGCTGGATATATTGATGAAGGATGTAGTACAATCGCGTGCGTTTGCACAACAGGAAGTTGAGCGTTATTCGTTACGCGCACCTGGGCAGGCCAATAGCTATTTTTATGGCTTCACCAAAATGATTGCTTTACGTAACAATGTCGAGATTGCTTTGGGCAGTAAATTTAATGCGTTGCGTTTTCATGATTTCATCCTGTCGCAAGGCTTGCTTCCACCGGCTTTGATCCGCGAAGCGGTGATGAATGATTTTGTTCCGGCCGAGAGAGCAAAGTAA
- a CDS encoding MFS transporter has product MSHIRTIGTSPRNIRIANAIFFFISGFSYSAWAARIPTIKHNLHLNEAQLGAILFALPVGLMLTMPLTNYLLGKYSSRAIMLLGALSFNLMLCFVGFAAAPWQLVIILFGFGSARNLFNLSTNAQAVSVQKLYDKSIITTFHGIWSIAGFAGAALGYIMVSFNVATNWHLPIVGVSMMALSLFAFSNTLYEPVVKIQERKPVFSLPDKFLIKFSVIAFVSMACENTMYDWSGIYFEKAVHSSKPTATAAFVFYMVAMTSGRFLGDKLVSRIGIKRILFYSGILISTGLLIAVLLPYTVPAIIGFIFTGLGVSCIVPLIYSLASKSTSMSSARALASISTISYLGFLIVPPMVGFIAEAAGIRFSFAVIAMMGSIVIWMVSKIKEGE; this is encoded by the coding sequence ATGTCTCATATACGTACTATTGGTACTTCGCCACGCAACATTCGGATAGCCAACGCCATTTTCTTTTTTATTTCAGGTTTCAGTTACTCGGCCTGGGCTGCACGCATACCTACAATAAAACATAATTTACATTTAAACGAAGCCCAACTAGGTGCTATTTTATTTGCATTACCTGTTGGTTTAATGCTAACCATGCCCTTAACTAATTATTTATTGGGCAAGTACAGCAGCCGGGCTATTATGCTTTTGGGCGCATTGTCATTTAACCTGATGCTATGTTTTGTAGGATTTGCCGCGGCACCCTGGCAATTGGTAATTATACTCTTCGGCTTTGGATCGGCACGTAACCTGTTTAATTTAAGTACCAATGCACAGGCTGTAAGTGTACAAAAGCTGTACGATAAATCAATCATCACCACTTTTCATGGTATATGGAGCATCGCAGGTTTTGCAGGTGCTGCGCTCGGTTATATTATGGTGAGCTTTAACGTGGCCACCAACTGGCATTTACCTATTGTAGGTGTAAGCATGATGGCATTATCATTATTTGCATTCTCTAACACATTATATGAGCCTGTGGTGAAAATTCAGGAGCGGAAACCTGTGTTCTCATTGCCCGATAAATTTCTGATCAAGTTTTCGGTGATTGCCTTTGTAAGTATGGCTTGTGAAAATACCATGTACGATTGGAGCGGTATTTATTTCGAAAAAGCAGTGCATAGTTCAAAACCTACTGCAACAGCAGCGTTTGTATTTTATATGGTGGCTATGACGTCGGGCCGTTTTCTGGGCGATAAACTGGTTAGCCGGATTGGTATTAAAAGGATATTGTTTTATAGTGGTATACTAATCAGCACAGGTTTGTTAATTGCTGTGTTATTGCCATATACTGTACCGGCCATCATTGGGTTTATATTTACGGGTTTAGGCGTGTCGTGCATCGTTCCGCTCATCTATAGCCTCGCGAGTAAATCAACCAGTATGAGTAGCGCCCGTGCGTTAGCCTCTATTTCAACAATCAGTTATCTGGGCTTTTTAATAGTGCCGCCAATGGTTGGCTTTATTGCCGAAGCAGCGGGTATCAGGTTCTCCTTTGCTGTGATTGCAATGATGGGTAGTATTGTGATATGGATGGTATCGAAAATTAAGGAAGGCGAGTAG
- a CDS encoding tetratricopeptide repeat-containing sensor histidine kinase, with amino-acid sequence MKLLCLKAIRSINQFKFTTVTFILIFLTSSCVKQTNTSYNKLKKDFQTVDSLFVAGKQDSALKLTEQLRPQIASDNPVITTYYFIKANHNDDGTFSGTHSAKMNLYADSAIAFFKNESRIKEYPNEYFQAVLLKGDACMRAKKYIAALDYYNKGKKVLADGSCDDGNLAQKMAYIYFSQKKYKLAAKYWAEGGSKLLHCVDKYTPQRLFFMRQGAFSNAGFAYFKAGINDSAQYYFIEDLKLIAKAEESKLVGNMYINGAREVVYDNLAGLNMRKGNWTLARQYLDSCFAIPVKEVDGLHIPPYIKLAELSIQSGDYKKAEEAFSHARALLNLYYKDNPDLNLEWNHQYAAYLFKIQKPIDAYKYQEDYIRIKDSINTTSASLYQLDVERELNTLNQRQSFSDLQRRNQSKKIYLTGIGVIVVLTLVIMVMMIRNLKKTQRNHKNATIHNQQLHVTLDELERVNKNYIRIMRVMAHDLRNPLSGMTGLATMLLGEDEFSEESRHMLKLIETTGIYSMEMISELLKSGLADESEVIEKQNLDLRALLYDSVELLQFKAKEKGQEITFNGGDSPIVANVNHEKIWRVFNNLIVNAIKFSHEGGAINVTIQQEGADVLIAVEDSGIGIPDKESDSIFEMFTPAKKFGTNGEQPFGLGLSISKRIIERHNGRIWFKSQVGMGTTFYISLPIAS; translated from the coding sequence ATGAAGTTACTCTGCCTAAAAGCAATTCGTTCGATTAATCAATTTAAATTTACAACAGTCACCTTCATTCTTATATTTTTAACTTCATCCTGCGTTAAACAAACTAACACCTCATATAATAAGCTAAAAAAAGATTTTCAAACGGTAGACAGCCTGTTTGTTGCCGGTAAGCAAGACAGCGCCTTAAAACTTACAGAGCAGCTTCGCCCGCAAATAGCTTCAGATAACCCAGTAATCACCACTTATTATTTTATAAAAGCAAATCATAACGATGATGGAACTTTTAGCGGCACCCATTCTGCAAAAATGAACCTGTATGCCGATAGCGCAATTGCTTTTTTCAAGAACGAATCGCGGATAAAAGAATATCCAAACGAATATTTTCAGGCTGTGCTACTTAAAGGCGATGCTTGTATGAGAGCAAAAAAATACATTGCTGCCCTCGATTACTACAACAAAGGAAAAAAAGTATTAGCCGATGGCAGTTGCGATGATGGAAACCTTGCGCAAAAGATGGCTTACATTTATTTTAGCCAGAAAAAGTATAAGCTTGCCGCGAAGTACTGGGCCGAAGGTGGTAGCAAATTACTGCATTGCGTAGATAAATACACACCGCAACGCTTGTTTTTTATGCGCCAGGGAGCTTTTAGCAATGCCGGATTCGCTTATTTTAAAGCGGGGATTAATGATAGCGCGCAATATTACTTTATTGAAGACCTGAAACTGATTGCTAAAGCAGAGGAGAGTAAACTGGTTGGCAATATGTACATAAACGGCGCAAGAGAAGTTGTGTATGATAACCTTGCGGGCCTGAACATGAGAAAGGGTAATTGGACTTTAGCCAGGCAATATCTCGACTCGTGTTTTGCCATACCTGTGAAAGAAGTTGATGGATTGCATATTCCTCCTTACATTAAACTGGCTGAGCTCAGCATACAATCTGGCGATTATAAAAAGGCCGAAGAGGCATTTAGCCATGCACGTGCGTTGCTAAACCTGTACTATAAAGATAATCCCGATTTGAACCTTGAATGGAACCACCAATATGCAGCTTACCTTTTCAAGATACAGAAACCTATTGATGCCTATAAATATCAGGAAGATTATATCAGGATAAAGGATTCAATTAATACTACTTCGGCTAGCCTGTATCAATTAGATGTAGAGCGTGAACTGAATACTTTAAATCAGCGGCAATCATTTTCAGATCTGCAACGCAGAAATCAATCGAAAAAAATATACCTCACCGGCATAGGCGTTATAGTAGTTTTAACTTTGGTGATTATGGTTATGATGATACGTAATCTGAAAAAAACACAACGTAACCATAAGAATGCCACTATCCATAATCAACAACTGCATGTAACGCTCGACGAGTTGGAACGCGTAAATAAAAACTACATCCGTATTATGCGGGTTATGGCGCACGATCTGCGAAACCCTTTATCGGGCATGACAGGCCTGGCCACCATGCTTTTGGGCGAAGACGAGTTTTCGGAAGAAAGCCGCCACATGCTGAAGCTGATTGAGACCACAGGGATCTACTCTATGGAAATGATTAGTGAGCTGTTAAAGTCGGGCCTTGCCGATGAAAGCGAAGTTATAGAAAAGCAGAATCTCGACTTAAGGGCGCTCCTATACGATTCGGTTGAACTATTGCAGTTTAAGGCTAAAGAAAAAGGCCAGGAAATAACTTTCAATGGTGGCGACTCTCCTATTGTGGCCAACGTAAACCACGAAAAAATATGGCGTGTGTTTAACAACCTCATCGTAAATGCCATTAAGTTTAGTCATGAAGGTGGTGCTATTAATGTAACTATACAGCAAGAAGGTGCAGACGTGCTTATTGCTGTTGAAGATAGCGGCATTGGCATCCCTGATAAAGAAAGTGATAGTATTTTTGAGATGTTTACCCCAGCCAAAAAATTTGGAACCAATGGCGAGCAGCCATTCGGTTTAGGGCTGTCCATTTCCAAACGGATCATTGAAAGACATAATGGCCGTATATGGTTTAAAAGCCAGGTGGGTATGGGGACTACGTTTTATATTTCGCTGCCAATTGCCTCTTAA